In Hwangdonia lutea, a single window of DNA contains:
- a CDS encoding AMP-binding protein, whose product MTLFNSPLEAFMHWENEAPNRVFLKQPINGKLLTYTFAEAKDSICKIASKLKSYRLPEGSHVAILSKNCTHWLLSDLAIMMAGYVSIPIYPTLTASAIQQILEHSESKAIIIGKLDDFESQKSGIPDIHKISVGAFGENEGDLWEDIIEKQDPLVTLPTIDANQLHTIIYTSGTTGLPKGVMHTVGNIMESMRVIKSIIKLPETPRLFSYLPLAHVAERVGIGTHGIVIGAEFSFPESLDTFASDLEKCQPHLFLAVPRIWAKFQEKILENIPQKKLNMLLNIPFVNRLVKKKLKQKLGLKDASFIVSGAAPLSADLIRWFKKIDVTIYQVYGMTEDCIISHATRPGFNKIGTVGKALEPVQIKFSPEGEILIKNNCLMKGYYKAPEITARVFDDAGYFKTGDKGEYDHEGYLTLTGRAKDEFKTDKGKYISPTHIELLLSKNNDIEQICVVGTGIPQPIALITLSELGMTKPKNTLSNGLIETLNAINPSLGKHEKVAKVIVMKEDWTVDNNLITPSFKVKRNSIEKIHQPLYKSWFEMDDKVIFET is encoded by the coding sequence ATGACTCTATTCAACTCGCCCCTCGAAGCCTTTATGCATTGGGAAAACGAAGCGCCCAATCGTGTTTTTTTAAAGCAGCCAATTAACGGAAAACTGCTTACTTATACCTTTGCGGAAGCTAAAGATTCCATTTGTAAAATCGCTTCAAAGTTAAAATCGTACCGTTTGCCAGAGGGCAGTCATGTTGCCATTCTCTCAAAAAATTGTACCCATTGGTTACTTTCAGATTTGGCCATTATGATGGCAGGCTATGTGTCCATCCCAATTTATCCCACCTTAACGGCATCTGCGATTCAGCAGATTTTAGAGCATAGTGAATCCAAAGCCATTATTATTGGAAAGTTAGACGATTTCGAATCTCAAAAGTCTGGAATTCCAGATATTCATAAAATTAGTGTTGGCGCTTTTGGTGAAAATGAAGGCGATTTATGGGAAGATATTATTGAAAAACAAGATCCATTAGTAACATTACCGACCATTGATGCCAACCAACTGCACACCATTATTTATACGTCGGGCACAACAGGGTTGCCCAAAGGCGTTATGCATACGGTGGGCAACATTATGGAAAGCATGCGAGTAATTAAGTCGATTATTAAGTTGCCGGAAACACCCCGATTGTTTTCGTATTTGCCTTTAGCGCACGTTGCCGAACGTGTTGGCATTGGTACACATGGCATTGTTATTGGCGCCGAATTTTCATTTCCGGAATCGTTGGACACCTTTGCTTCAGATTTAGAGAAATGCCAACCACATTTATTTTTAGCGGTGCCCCGGATTTGGGCTAAATTTCAGGAGAAAATCCTAGAAAATATTCCGCAGAAAAAACTAAACATGCTATTAAATATACCTTTCGTAAATCGTCTGGTTAAAAAGAAATTGAAGCAAAAACTAGGATTAAAAGATGCTTCGTTTATTGTGTCCGGTGCGGCACCATTATCGGCCGATTTAATACGTTGGTTTAAAAAGATTGACGTCACTATTTATCAGGTTTACGGAATGACTGAAGATTGTATTATCTCGCATGCCACAAGACCAGGTTTCAATAAAATTGGTACGGTTGGTAAAGCTTTAGAGCCCGTGCAAATTAAGTTTTCACCCGAAGGAGAAATACTTATAAAAAACAACTGTTTAATGAAGGGGTATTACAAAGCTCCAGAAATTACGGCACGTGTTTTTGACGATGCAGGTTATTTTAAAACCGGTGATAAAGGCGAGTACGACCACGAAGGGTATTTAACGCTTACAGGTCGCGCAAAAGATGAATTTAAAACTGATAAAGGCAAGTATATTTCGCCAACGCACATAGAATTGTTGTTGTCGAAAAACAATGATATTGAGCAAATCTGTGTGGTTGGAACGGGTATTCCGCAGCCTATTGCTTTAATTACTTTATCCGAATTAGGCATGACAAAACCGAAAAACACGCTATCCAACGGATTGATTGAAACTTTAAATGCTATAAATCCGAGTTTAGGTAAACACGAAAAAGTTGCAAAAGTGATAGTTATGAAAGAAGATTGGACCGTCGATAATAATTTAATTACGCCATCATTTAAAGTAAAACGGAATAGTATTGAAAAAATTCATCAGCCCTTATATAAATCGTGGTTCGAAATGGATGATAAAGTCATTTTTGAAACATGA
- a CDS encoding alpha/beta fold hydrolase, translating into MKIHRTNIQVNDLIFDCRVAGNNNHPLVILLHGWPESAFMWVNVMQDIAKLGFYCVAPNLRGYSSGALLKGKKHYTIDKLSEDVKNISKAIGKQNFHLIGHDWGAVIGWKVVHDHSELILSWTALSVPHIQAFGYAIKNDPIQKKKSRYIKHFQTPFLPEMKLRKNDFEMLRKLWKYSSKEEVEDYLSIFKNKAALTASINYYRANARVFADGLIGDITVPTLFIWGEHDVAIGAVGVERGHQYMKGYYRFVKLDAGHWLIQTKYSHVKEEICNHLLKFKA; encoded by the coding sequence ATGAAGATTCACAGAACAAACATCCAAGTAAACGATTTAATTTTCGACTGTAGAGTAGCTGGAAATAACAATCACCCATTAGTTATTCTGCTTCATGGCTGGCCAGAGAGCGCTTTTATGTGGGTAAATGTTATGCAGGATATTGCTAAACTTGGGTTTTATTGTGTTGCTCCAAACTTGAGAGGCTACAGCAGTGGCGCTTTATTAAAAGGAAAAAAGCATTATACAATTGATAAATTAAGTGAAGATGTTAAAAATATTTCCAAAGCCATTGGAAAGCAAAACTTTCATCTTATTGGGCATGACTGGGGAGCCGTTATTGGTTGGAAAGTGGTGCACGACCATTCTGAACTTATTTTAAGTTGGACAGCCTTATCCGTACCTCACATTCAAGCGTTTGGTTACGCCATTAAAAACGACCCCATTCAGAAGAAGAAAAGCCGATACATAAAACATTTTCAAACGCCGTTTTTACCAGAAATGAAACTCAGAAAAAACGACTTTGAAATGCTAAGAAAACTATGGAAATATAGTAGTAAAGAGGAGGTTGAAGATTATCTATCCATTTTCAAAAATAAGGCAGCACTTACGGCCAGTATAAACTATTACAGAGCCAATGCAAGGGTTTTTGCAGACGGATTGATTGGCGATATCACTGTGCCCACATTGTTTATTTGGGGAGAACACGATGTAGCCATAGGCGCCGTAGGTGTGGAGCGAGGTCATCAGTACATGAAAGGCTATTATAGGTTTGTAAAATTAGATGCCGGACATTGGCTTATCCAAACAAAATATAGTCATGTTAAAGAAGAAATATGCAATCATCTTTTAAAATTTAAAGCTTAG
- the hpf gene encoding ribosome hibernation-promoting factor, HPF/YfiA family, with product MTVNFQYVDVDVSETLSAFTEEKLQKLFNRYDFLISAKVYFKLDEKEHDLGKICNIELSLPGPRIFANSNTHNFEVSVRETIKDLERQLKKRKEVYKTH from the coding sequence ATGACAGTTAACTTTCAGTATGTAGATGTAGATGTAAGCGAAACACTTTCAGCTTTCACAGAAGAAAAATTACAAAAATTGTTTAACAGGTACGATTTTTTAATAAGTGCCAAAGTGTACTTTAAGCTCGACGAAAAAGAACATGACCTAGGTAAAATTTGTAATATAGAGTTAAGTTTACCAGGACCACGGATTTTTGCCAATTCCAACACTCATAATTTTGAAGTGTCGGTTAGAGAAACCATAAAAGATTTAGAGCGCCAACTTAAAAAACGCAAAGAGGTTTATAAAACACATTAA
- the rlmH gene encoding 23S rRNA (pseudouridine(1915)-N(3))-methyltransferase RlmH, translating into MTIKLLAIGKTDHKQLQALIDDYTKRLGFYIKFKLEIIPDIKNSKNLSETQQKIKEGEFILGRLKATDILILLDENGKQFDSVGFSNYLQKHMNSGIKQLVFVIGGPYGFSEDVYKKANGKVSLSKMTFSHQMIRLFVIEQLYRGFTILRNEPYHHR; encoded by the coding sequence ATGACTATAAAACTACTCGCCATTGGCAAAACCGACCATAAACAATTACAGGCTTTAATTGATGATTATACGAAGCGTTTGGGCTTTTATATAAAGTTTAAATTGGAGATTATCCCGGACATTAAAAACTCCAAAAACCTATCTGAAACCCAACAAAAAATAAAGGAAGGCGAGTTTATTTTAGGCCGATTAAAAGCTACCGATATTTTAATTTTATTAGACGAGAATGGCAAGCAATTTGATTCGGTTGGGTTTTCAAATTATTTACAAAAGCACATGAATTCCGGTATAAAGCAACTTGTTTTTGTTATTGGTGGGCCTTACGGATTTTCTGAAGACGTGTATAAAAAAGCAAATGGGAAAGTGTCGTTATCAAAAATGACATTTTCCCATCAAATGATTCGCTTATTTGTTATTGAGCAACTTTACAGAGGCTTTACTATTTTACGGAACGAACCGTATCACCATCGGTAA
- the nadC gene encoding carboxylating nicotinate-nucleotide diphosphorylase, with protein sequence MITQEQFDYELKHIISNAIREDVGDGDHSSLACIPENAKGKAKLLVKDKGVIGGVNFAKKVFAYVDKNLKIDVRIEDGTEVTFGDIVMFVEGSSQSILKAERTVLNAMQRMSAIATKTKTFVDLLKGTNTKILDTRKTTPGIRVLEKWAVKLGGGENHRFALYDMIMLKDNHIDFAGGITKAIEMTKEYLVETGKNLDIMVEARNLFEVEEILQNDGVYRILLDNFDYEDTRKAVKMIGNKCLTESSGNINETTVRHYAECGVNYISCGALTHSVHNMDLSLKAVN encoded by the coding sequence ATGATTACACAAGAACAATTTGACTACGAATTAAAGCATATAATTTCTAATGCCATAAGAGAAGATGTTGGCGACGGAGACCATAGCTCTTTGGCGTGCATCCCCGAAAATGCTAAAGGAAAAGCAAAACTCTTGGTAAAAGATAAAGGGGTTATTGGTGGAGTTAATTTCGCAAAAAAAGTATTTGCTTACGTCGATAAAAACCTAAAAATAGATGTGCGTATTGAAGATGGCACCGAAGTAACATTTGGCGATATTGTAATGTTTGTTGAAGGCTCTTCGCAGTCCATTTTAAAAGCAGAGCGCACCGTTTTAAATGCCATGCAACGCATGAGTGCCATTGCCACAAAAACCAAAACTTTTGTAGATTTATTAAAAGGCACCAATACAAAAATTCTCGATACCCGAAAAACTACACCCGGGATTCGCGTGCTCGAAAAATGGGCCGTTAAATTAGGTGGAGGCGAAAACCACAGGTTTGCGCTGTACGACATGATTATGCTAAAAGACAACCATATCGATTTTGCCGGAGGCATTACAAAAGCCATTGAAATGACCAAGGAATATTTAGTTGAAACAGGTAAAAATTTGGACATTATGGTGGAAGCGCGAAATTTGTTTGAGGTGGAGGAAATTCTGCAAAACGATGGTGTTTACAGAATACTGCTCGATAATTTTGATTATGAAGACACCAGAAAAGCCGTAAAAATGATTGGTAATAAATGCTTAACAGAATCTTCTGGAAACATTAACGAAACCACAGTAAGGCATTATGCCGAATGTGGTGTAAATTATATTTCGTGCGGCGCTTTAACGCATTCGGTGCATAATATGGATTTAAGTTTGAAAGCCGTAAATTAG
- a CDS encoding YihY/virulence factor BrkB family protein gives MSESTEDKLDKIPVINVLVRFFKQIKLPGLEGLSFYNLLELYITGIVRGALTTRASAIAFSFFTAIFPFLLFVLIVIPYIPIDGFRLEFLAFLESFLPPNTSDFFFHNIFENIDKTQRGGLLSSVFVLSIALMANGVNAVFSGFENSYHEQLTRNVFRQYIYALGIALILAFLLIITIVVLGYFQIYVVQELFDTLKGRGYEVDSQAFLWTSIVKYVFFIIMVYLATATLYYFGTKEGKESKFFSVGALFTTFLIIVTSYLFGIYIENFSQYNKLYGSIGALLILLLYLWLNSNILLLGYELNASLNKLRKQQC, from the coding sequence ATGAGTGAATCTACTGAAGATAAGCTAGATAAAATCCCTGTTATTAATGTACTGGTTCGTTTTTTTAAGCAAATCAAGTTACCCGGGCTTGAAGGCCTATCTTTTTACAATTTATTGGAATTGTATATTACAGGTATTGTACGAGGCGCATTAACCACACGGGCAAGTGCCATTGCCTTTAGTTTTTTTACAGCTATTTTTCCGTTTTTGTTATTCGTTTTAATTGTCATTCCTTACATTCCTATTGATGGATTTAGATTGGAATTCTTAGCGTTTTTAGAATCTTTTTTACCGCCAAACACCTCCGATTTTTTCTTTCATAATATTTTTGAAAATATAGATAAAACCCAACGCGGAGGTTTGCTGTCATCCGTTTTTGTGCTATCTATTGCTTTAATGGCAAATGGTGTAAATGCTGTGTTTTCGGGGTTCGAAAACTCGTATCACGAACAACTCACACGAAATGTGTTCAGACAATATATATATGCTTTGGGCATTGCATTAATTTTGGCTTTTTTATTAATTATTACCATTGTGGTTTTAGGGTATTTTCAAATTTATGTGGTTCAAGAATTGTTCGATACCTTAAAAGGCAGAGGTTACGAGGTTGATTCGCAAGCCTTTTTATGGACCAGCATTGTAAAGTATGTGTTTTTTATCATTATGGTGTATTTGGCAACGGCCACACTGTATTATTTTGGAACAAAAGAAGGGAAAGAGTCAAAATTTTTCTCGGTTGGCGCCCTTTTCACAACATTCCTTATTATAGTAACCTCGTATCTATTTGGAATTTATATCGAAAATTTTAGTCAGTACAACAAATTATATGGCTCTATTGGGGCACTATTGATTTTGCTGCTTTATTTGTGGTTAAATTCAAATATTTTATTGCTGGGTTACGAATTAAATGCATCTTTGAATAAACTACGAAAACAACAATGCTAG
- the priA gene encoding replication restart helicase PriA, which translates to MRYFIDVIIPIPLKKLFTYSITASESQFLSEGMRVAVPFGKSKIYTGIVFKIHNDAPTAYEAKDIHQILDETPIVNQKQLQLWQWISSYYMCTLGDVMRAALPSAFILESETVITKNKKTIDESVLKDDEFLIYEALHHQSSLKIHDISNILDKKNVLPIIKRLIEKEAITVEEEVYEKYKPKLVRYVKLHANFSTESALQKLLDDLSRAPKQRDVVMTLFSVSAKTKKPVKVSDLSQESHASAAIIKTLIDKGVLEEYYIQTDRVQYSGDDNEATKNLNTYQKSALSEIKKSFENHAVTLLHGVTSSGKTEVYVKLIEEALSKGKQALYLLPEIALTTQLVTRLQNYFGEQVAVFHSKYSSQERVEVWNNVLRNSAKAQIVLGARSSVFLPFDNLGLIVVDEEHEQSFKQFDPAPRYHARDTAVVLGHMHGAKVLLGSATPSLESYFNAKQNKYGFVELMQRYNDVLMPDIELVDIKDKLKKKRMKGHFSDRLLEEMTETLKAGHQIILFQNRRGFSPIIECKTCGHSPQCPNCDVSLTYHQYRNQLRCHYCGYHAAMLQDCMACGSQDLDNKGFGTEQIEEEVKQLFPDNKVARMDLDTTRGKYGYEKIITALEQQEIDILVGTQMLTKGLDFRNVKLVGIMNADNMLNFPDFRAHERSFQLMLQVAGRAGRTDERGKVLIQTYNPHHNILQQVSTNNYVEMFNEQMNDRYNFKYPPVFKQIKITLKHKDYNRVEAASVWFAKSLRQVFTEHVLGPESPPIARIRNQFHKNILVKIPKQQSLAKTKEAIIKINNSFFSIKDFRSVRVILDVDNF; encoded by the coding sequence ATGCGGTATTTTATTGATGTTATTATTCCCATTCCGTTAAAAAAGCTATTCACTTATAGCATCACAGCTTCCGAATCTCAGTTTTTAAGTGAAGGCATGCGTGTTGCTGTTCCTTTCGGAAAATCGAAAATATACACCGGCATAGTTTTTAAAATTCATAACGACGCACCAACGGCTTATGAGGCCAAAGACATTCATCAAATTTTAGATGAAACGCCTATTGTAAACCAAAAGCAGTTGCAACTTTGGCAATGGATTTCAAGCTATTATATGTGTACCTTGGGCGATGTGATGCGCGCGGCTTTGCCAAGTGCGTTTATTTTGGAAAGCGAAACCGTAATTACCAAAAACAAAAAAACTATAGATGAGTCGGTTTTAAAAGATGATGAGTTTTTGATTTACGAAGCGTTGCACCATCAATCGTCCTTAAAAATCCATGATATTTCCAATATTTTGGATAAAAAGAATGTGCTGCCCATAATTAAACGCTTAATTGAAAAAGAAGCAATTACGGTAGAGGAGGAAGTGTACGAGAAATACAAGCCCAAATTGGTGCGTTATGTTAAGTTGCATGCCAACTTTTCAACAGAAAGCGCATTGCAAAAATTATTGGACGATTTAAGTCGCGCACCTAAACAGCGCGATGTGGTTATGACGTTGTTTTCGGTTTCGGCAAAAACAAAAAAACCGGTAAAAGTTTCAGATTTATCACAAGAAAGCCACGCTTCAGCCGCTATTATAAAAACGTTGATTGATAAAGGTGTTCTTGAAGAATATTATATTCAAACCGATCGTGTGCAGTATTCCGGCGATGATAACGAAGCCACAAAAAACCTTAATACTTACCAAAAATCCGCTTTAAGCGAAATAAAAAAATCTTTTGAAAATCATGCCGTTACCTTATTGCACGGAGTGACTTCGTCGGGGAAAACAGAGGTGTATGTAAAACTGATTGAAGAAGCGCTAAGTAAGGGAAAACAAGCCTTGTATTTGTTGCCGGAAATAGCGCTAACCACACAATTGGTAACGCGATTGCAAAATTATTTTGGTGAGCAAGTGGCCGTTTTTCATTCCAAATATTCATCGCAGGAACGCGTTGAGGTTTGGAATAACGTTTTGCGAAATTCCGCGAAAGCGCAAATCGTTTTGGGGGCGCGCTCATCTGTGTTTTTGCCCTTTGATAATTTAGGATTGATTGTGGTTGATGAAGAGCACGAACAATCATTCAAACAGTTTGACCCCGCACCGCGTTACCATGCACGCGATACCGCTGTTGTGTTGGGGCATATGCACGGTGCAAAAGTACTTTTAGGGTCTGCCACACCAAGTTTAGAAAGTTATTTTAATGCCAAACAAAATAAGTACGGTTTTGTGGAATTGATGCAGCGTTACAACGATGTGTTGATGCCCGATATTGAATTGGTGGATATTAAAGACAAGCTGAAAAAGAAACGGATGAAAGGGCATTTTAGCGACCGTTTGCTTGAAGAAATGACCGAAACCCTGAAAGCGGGGCATCAAATTATTTTGTTTCAAAACCGACGTGGATTTTCGCCTATTATAGAATGTAAAACCTGCGGACATTCGCCACAATGCCCAAATTGCGATGTGAGCTTAACGTATCATCAATACCGCAATCAGTTACGTTGCCATTATTGTGGTTACCATGCGGCAATGTTACAGGATTGTATGGCCTGCGGCAGCCAGGATTTAGACAATAAAGGTTTTGGCACCGAGCAAATTGAAGAAGAGGTAAAACAACTATTTCCAGACAATAAAGTGGCCCGTATGGATTTGGACACCACGCGCGGTAAATACGGTTACGAAAAAATTATTACGGCTTTAGAGCAACAGGAAATTGATATTTTGGTGGGCACACAAATGCTAACCAAAGGATTGGATTTTAGGAATGTAAAATTGGTGGGAATTATGAATGCCGATAATATGCTAAATTTCCCAGACTTTAGAGCGCACGAACGCAGTTTTCAATTGATGCTGCAAGTGGCTGGTAGAGCCGGACGAACGGACGAACGCGGTAAAGTGCTGATTCAAACCTATAACCCGCATCATAATATTTTACAGCAAGTCTCTACCAATAATTATGTGGAGATGTTTAACGAGCAAATGAACGACCGGTATAATTTTAAATATCCGCCGGTGTTTAAACAAATAAAAATCACCTTAAAGCATAAGGATTACAATAGGGTAGAAGCTGCTTCAGTTTGGTTTGCTAAATCGTTGAGGCAAGTGTTTACAGAGCATGTGCTTGGGCCCGAATCGCCACCAATTGCCAGAATTAGAAATCAGTTTCACAAAAATATTTTGGTAAAAATCCCCAAGCAGCAAAGTTTGGCAAAAACAAAAGAAGCTATTATTAAAATTAATAACAGCTTCTTTAGTATAAAAGATTTTCGGTCGGTTAGGGTTATTCTAGATGTCGATAACTTCTAA
- a CDS encoding LytR/AlgR family response regulator transcription factor — protein sequence MTLNCVVVDDSAIQRLSIVKLVENHPSLNLIAEYSSALETKNGLNTHQVDLIFLDIEMPVLNGFELLDVLNNKPQIIFVTGKTEYAFKAFNYDATDYLHKPITRERFNTSVDKALEQHKLTLDFNEEEGEHIFVKSNLKKRKVYIKDIKWIEALGDYVKLVTEETSLVVLSTMKSFEKELPENKFLRIHKSYIVNLDKIDRFNSKNVEVGAYEIPLSRNKKTQLVDALNNI from the coding sequence ATGACTTTAAACTGTGTAGTAGTAGACGATTCAGCAATACAGCGTCTCTCAATTGTTAAGCTTGTAGAAAATCATCCTTCGCTAAACTTAATTGCAGAGTACAGTAGTGCTTTAGAAACTAAAAATGGTTTAAATACGCATCAAGTAGATTTAATTTTCCTCGACATTGAAATGCCAGTGTTAAATGGATTTGAACTTTTAGACGTATTAAACAACAAACCCCAAATTATTTTTGTAACCGGTAAAACCGAGTATGCTTTTAAAGCATTTAATTACGATGCCACCGATTACTTACATAAACCCATTACCAGAGAACGCTTTAACACTTCTGTTGACAAAGCCCTTGAGCAACACAAATTAACCTTAGATTTTAACGAAGAAGAAGGTGAGCATATATTTGTAAAAAGCAACCTTAAAAAACGTAAGGTTTACATTAAAGATATTAAATGGATTGAAGCCCTTGGTGATTATGTAAAATTAGTTACAGAAGAAACAAGCCTAGTAGTATTATCTACTATGAAATCTTTTGAAAAAGAATTACCCGAGAATAAATTTTTAAGAATCCACAAATCCTATATTGTTAATCTTGATAAAATTGATAGATTTAACAGTAAAAACGTAGAGGTTGGCGCTTACGAAATTCCGTTAAGTAGAAATAAAAAGACGCAACTTGTTGACGCTTTAAATAATATTTAA
- the rpsF gene encoding 30S ribosomal protein S6 has protein sequence MNHYETVFILNPVLSEDQIKETVKKYEDFLVSNGAKMIAKEDWGLKKLAYPIQNKKSGFYHLFEYTVDGEVINPLEVEFRRDERFMRYLTVTLDKHAISWAERRRDKLKQKA, from the coding sequence ATGAATCATTATGAAACTGTTTTCATCTTAAATCCCGTTTTATCTGAAGACCAGATAAAGGAAACAGTAAAGAAATACGAAGATTTTCTTGTTTCTAACGGTGCTAAGATGATAGCTAAAGAAGATTGGGGACTAAAAAAATTAGCCTACCCAATTCAAAACAAGAAAAGTGGCTTTTATCACTTATTTGAGTACACCGTAGATGGTGAGGTAATTAACCCATTGGAAGTAGAGTTTAGACGTGACGAGCGTTTTATGCGTTATTTAACCGTAACGTTGGATAAACATGCCATTTCTTGGGCAGAGAGAAGACGAGATAAACTTAAACAAAAAGCTTAA
- the rpsR gene encoding 30S ribosomal protein S18, with protein sequence MMSSIEQQSKGKKDGEIRYLTPLNIDTNKTKKYCMFQKSGIKYVDYKDPDFLMRFINEQGKILPRRLTGTSLKYQRKVAVAVKRARHLALMPYVGDLLK encoded by the coding sequence ATTATGTCATCAATAGAACAACAATCTAAAGGAAAAAAAGACGGCGAAATCAGGTATTTAACGCCGCTTAATATCGATACAAACAAGACAAAGAAATATTGTATGTTTCAAAAGTCTGGAATTAAGTATGTTGATTACAAAGATCCAGATTTTTTAATGCGATTCATAAACGAGCAAGGTAAAATTTTACCACGTCGTTTAACAGGAACATCGTTAAAGTATCAAAGAAAAGTTGCCGTAGCTGTAAAAAGAGCGCGCCACTTGGCTTTAATGCCTTACGTAGGAGATTTATTAAAATAA
- the rplI gene encoding 50S ribosomal protein L9: MELILKQDVENLGFKDDIVTVKSGYGRNFLIPQKQAVLATVSAKKVLAENLKQRAFKEKKIVDDANKTAEAIKALEIKIPAKVGAGDKLFGSVNNIDVAAALEKEGQSIDKKFITVTTVKRLGKYTAVVRLHREVSVDLEFEVIAQA; encoded by the coding sequence ATGGAACTTATATTAAAACAAGACGTTGAGAATTTAGGATTTAAAGACGATATTGTAACAGTTAAGAGCGGTTATGGTAGAAATTTTTTAATTCCTCAAAAGCAAGCTGTTTTAGCAACGGTTTCTGCTAAAAAAGTATTGGCAGAAAATTTAAAGCAACGTGCTTTTAAAGAAAAGAAAATAGTTGATGATGCTAATAAAACTGCAGAAGCAATAAAAGCATTGGAAATTAAAATACCTGCTAAAGTAGGCGCTGGCGATAAGTTATTTGGATCTGTAAATAACATAGATGTTGCTGCTGCTTTAGAAAAAGAAGGACAATCAATCGATAAAAAATTCATTACAGTTACCACTGTAAAGAGATTGGGTAAATATACTGCAGTAGTACGTTTGCACAGAGAAGTATCAGTTGATTTGGAATTTGAGGTTATTGCACAAGCATAA
- a CDS encoding DUF6495 family protein, with amino-acid sequence MKYSRLTKEQFEELHQEFINFLATQSITADEWANLKENKPELAEMELDVFSDLIWEGALSKAQYLEHISPQHMYLFHLAEDKMHAIVVNLKNDVDITTKDGYNWLRENLMDENVEFLQADKEYTEDKNLDKFKMIEQGAVITKGDLYRYFDKLIN; translated from the coding sequence ATGAAATATAGCAGACTTACAAAAGAACAATTTGAGGAATTGCACCAAGAATTCATAAATTTTTTGGCAACACAATCAATAACGGCAGATGAATGGGCTAATTTAAAAGAAAACAAACCGGAACTTGCCGAAATGGAATTGGATGTTTTTAGCGATTTAATTTGGGAAGGCGCTTTAAGTAAAGCCCAATATTTAGAGCATATTTCGCCACAGCACATGTATTTATTTCATTTGGCAGAAGATAAAATGCATGCCATTGTTGTTAATTTAAAAAACGACGTCGATATAACCACCAAAGACGGTTATAATTGGTTACGTGAAAATTTAATGGACGAAAATGTTGAGTTTTTACAAGCCGATAAAGAGTACACCGAAGATAAAAATTTAGATAAGTTTAAAATGATAGAACAGGGCGCCGTTATTACCAAAGGCGATTTGTACAGGTATTTTGATAAACTTATTAATTAA